CGGACCGTGCGGTCGTGCGGGTCAGACGGCGCCGGTGACGGCCTCCGGCGCGCCGGAGCGCTCGGCGGCCGGGGCCGGCCTCGGCACCAGCAGGCGTTCGGCCAGGTACCCGAAGAGCAGGCCGAAGGATGCCCAGAGGGTCAGTTGGATGGCGAGCGCGGACAGTCGGAACTGCCACAGCAGGGTGGCCGAGAAGTCCTCCGGCACCTCGTTGATCGCCGGGAGGAACACGTACGCCAGGCCGACGGCGGCACCGAAGGCGACGATCGCCGCCGCGGTGGCGTTCCAGTTGCCCAGGCGGGGCGCCAGCCGCTTGCCGACGATCACCGCCGCGACCGCCAGCAACACGCTGAGCAGCATCATCAGGAAGTACAGCGTGGTGCGTTCGCCGATCGTCGCGGGATCGCCGATGGACGGCGGGTTGGCCGGGTACTTGAGGAACGGCA
The sequence above is drawn from the Kitasatospora sp. NBC_00315 genome and encodes:
- a CDS encoding CbtA family protein — its product is MNSTTVRSLLVRGMLAGLGAGLLALVVAYLMGEPHVDAAIAFEEAHSHDHGEVELVSRALQSTAGLATGVLVYGVSLGGLAALGYCFALGRIGRFGPRATAALLSGAALVAVYLVPFLKYPANPPSIGDPATIGERTTLYFLMMLLSVLLAVAAVIVGKRLAPRLGNWNATAAAIVAFGAAVGLAYVFLPAINEVPEDFSATLLWQFRLSALAIQLTLWASFGLLFGYLAERLLVPRPAPAAERSGAPEAVTGAV